The following coding sequences lie in one Natrarchaeobius halalkaliphilus genomic window:
- a CDS encoding transcriptional regulator — MSRSALVGNVTAMLEDAGFVVSDRCAIRPKSFDIAARRDEDLILVKILGNIDAFNEATGHEMRRLGTYLQATPLVIGLRSRDEDLKPDVVYFRHGVPVFSPDTAYNLFIEGVPPLIYAAPGGLYVNIDGDLLADEREDREWSLGQLATELGVSRRTVSKYEDGMNASVEVAMALQELFEAPLTSPVDVLDGAEDVHETQATPDDPEADPDDEQVVTVLTRAGYRVHPTIRSPFKAVSRDEEDADEEVVLTGHSEFTKTAEKRARIMSSISHVTRTHSVYVVDRAKRESVDGTALVERDELEELHDADDLRAVIRERAEREEAT; from the coding sequence ATGTCCCGATCCGCACTGGTCGGAAACGTAACCGCGATGCTAGAGGACGCGGGATTCGTGGTGAGCGATCGGTGTGCGATTCGGCCAAAGAGCTTCGATATCGCAGCACGCCGCGATGAGGATCTCATCCTGGTAAAGATCCTGGGGAACATTGACGCGTTCAACGAGGCGACGGGTCACGAGATGCGCCGTCTGGGGACCTATCTTCAGGCGACGCCGCTCGTCATCGGCCTCCGGAGCCGCGATGAGGACCTCAAACCGGACGTGGTTTACTTCCGACACGGGGTTCCAGTGTTCAGTCCCGACACGGCGTACAACCTCTTTATCGAGGGCGTTCCACCGCTGATCTACGCCGCACCAGGTGGTCTCTACGTCAACATCGATGGCGATCTGCTCGCGGACGAGCGAGAAGACCGCGAGTGGAGTCTCGGTCAGCTCGCGACCGAACTGGGCGTCTCCCGCCGAACCGTCTCAAAGTACGAAGACGGGATGAACGCCTCCGTCGAGGTGGCGATGGCCCTCCAGGAGCTGTTCGAGGCACCGTTGACCAGTCCCGTCGACGTCCTCGACGGGGCCGAAGACGTCCACGAAACCCAAGCGACGCCCGACGATCCCGAAGCCGACCCCGACGACGAGCAGGTCGTCACCGTGCTCACGCGAGCCGGCTACAGGGTTCACCCGACCATCCGCTCGCCGTTCAAAGCAGTTAGCCGAGACGAAGAAGACGCCGACGAGGAGGTCGTCCTTACCGGCCACTCCGAGTTCACCAAGACGGCGGAGAAACGCGCCCGAATCATGAGTTCGATCAGCCACGTTACCCGAACGCACTCGGTGTACGTCGTCGACCGAGCCAAACGCGAGTCCGTGGACGGAACCGCACTCGTCGAACGCGACGAACTCGAGGAGCTTCACGACGCCGACGATCTGAGAGCGGTTATCCGAGAACGGGCAGAGCGAGAGGAAGCGACCTGA